A window of Methanolobus sediminis contains these coding sequences:
- the thiD gene encoding bifunctional hydroxymethylpyrimidine kinase/phosphomethylpyrimidine kinase, whose product MSKIPVILSIAGSDSGGGAGIEADIKTIASLGLHPACAITSVTAQNTLGVRSAYDLPCNVIIEQVDAVCEDMDITWAKSGMLSSSEITSTVAEMVKKHNLKIVVDPVMAAEAGGDLLRKEAVQTLRDELLPVAEVVTPNINEANTLAEMQIETVEDAKLAAKVISKTGVKFVIVTGGHLDASDVIYDSCNDRYFTIKGTFVKGGTHGSGCTYSSSLASYLAKGYSIEEAARMAKDFVVEGIKGSVPVGKGVGPVNQLAWLLTNVEQCTTINNVREGVQILKEANSFAKLIPEVGCNIAMALPDAQSPADVVAVTGRIVKLKDSTHVVGDIEFDASSHVARIILSAMKFDPAYRAAMNIKYSETILDICRDMRLTISSFSRENEPSDTHTMDWGTSFAIETFKSVPDIIYDKGGVGKEAMIRIMGQNAVDVAETARKIAEQYQKS is encoded by the coding sequence ATGAGCAAAATACCAGTCATACTTTCCATAGCAGGTTCGGATTCCGGCGGAGGTGCAGGAATTGAAGCAGACATCAAGACAATAGCTTCACTTGGACTCCATCCGGCATGTGCCATCACATCAGTTACCGCCCAGAACACACTGGGAGTCAGAAGTGCCTATGATCTCCCCTGCAATGTAATTATAGAACAGGTCGATGCAGTCTGCGAAGACATGGATATTACATGGGCAAAATCCGGTATGCTTTCCTCATCAGAGATCACATCAACTGTTGCAGAGATGGTTAAAAAACACAACCTGAAAATTGTGGTAGATCCTGTAATGGCAGCAGAGGCCGGCGGTGACCTCCTGCGCAAAGAAGCCGTGCAAACCCTCAGAGATGAGCTCTTACCTGTTGCAGAGGTTGTAACTCCGAACATCAACGAGGCAAACACACTTGCAGAAATGCAGATAGAGACTGTAGAAGATGCAAAACTTGCCGCAAAAGTGATCAGTAAAACCGGAGTCAAATTTGTCATTGTCACCGGAGGACACCTGGACGCATCAGATGTAATATATGACTCCTGTAATGACAGGTATTTTACAATCAAGGGGACTTTTGTAAAAGGCGGCACCCACGGCTCAGGATGTACTTATTCATCTTCCCTTGCATCTTACCTCGCTAAAGGATATAGCATCGAAGAAGCTGCAAGAATGGCAAAGGATTTTGTTGTTGAAGGTATCAAAGGAAGCGTACCTGTCGGCAAAGGTGTCGGACCGGTTAACCAGCTTGCATGGCTCCTGACCAATGTAGAACAATGCACAACGATCAATAATGTAAGGGAAGGAGTACAAATTTTAAAGGAAGCAAATTCCTTTGCAAAGCTCATACCTGAAGTTGGATGTAATATTGCAATGGCACTCCCTGATGCGCAAAGTCCGGCTGATGTAGTGGCCGTAACTGGCCGGATCGTTAAACTCAAAGATAGTACCCATGTTGTCGGCGATATTGAATTTGATGCAAGCAGTCATGTAGCCAGAATAATACTGTCAGCTATGAAATTTGATCCGGCTTACAGGGCGGCAATGAATATCAAATATTCAGAAACTATCCTTGATATTTGCAGAGACATGAGACTTACGATTTCATCCTTTTCAAGAGAAAATGAACCTTCTGATACACATACAATGGACTGGGGAACATCTTTTGCCATTGAGACTTTCAAATCCGTACCGGACATAATATATGACAAAGGCGGAGTCGGAAAGGAAGCCATGATAAGAATTATGGGACAAAATGCCGTTGATGTGGCCGAAACTGCCAGAAAGATAGCTGAACAGTATCAGAAGTCATGA
- a CDS encoding LSm family protein, producing MGNRPLDILNDALNTPVIVRLKGAREFRGKLQGYDVHMNLVLDDAEELKEGEIVRKLGSVVIRGDNVVYVSP from the coding sequence ATGGGAAACAGACCTCTTGATATATTGAACGATGCTTTGAACACACCTGTAATTGTGAGACTTAAAGGCGCAAGGGAATTCCGTGGAAAACTCCAGGGATATGACGTACATATGAACCTTGTACTTGATGATGCAGAGGAACTTAAGGAAGGAGAAATTGTCAGAAAACTGGGTAGTGTTGTAATCAGAGGTGACAACGTAGTTTACGTGTCTCCCTGA
- a CDS encoding 50S ribosomal protein L37e, whose translation MSKGTPSMGKRQKRTHLKCRRCGSVSLNIHTKQCTSCGFGKSSRMRSYKWQAKCKY comes from the coding sequence ATGTCAAAAGGTACTCCCTCAATGGGTAAAAGACAAAAGCGCACACACTTAAAATGCAGGCGCTGCGGTAGTGTTTCACTTAACATTCACACAAAACAGTGTACATCATGTGGCTTTGGAAAGAGCTCACGCATGAGAAGCTACAAGTGGCAGGCAAAGTGCAAGTATTGA
- the purF gene encoding amidophosphoribosyltransferase has product MREECGVVGIVQFDEEPHPVPSALRIYYALYALQHRGQESAGVTVHDGKEPHTLKGMGLVPEVFNKDELVGLKGNVGIGHVRYSTSGDSRIENCQPFIVKYKSGNVALAHNGNLVNSRDLRDQLEAEGHVFVASSDTEVLAHLLVKELLKHDPVDAIRNVMKQLNGSYSLTILIDDMLMAVRDPMGFKPLCFGTIDSGYVVASESVAIDTLNGKLIRDVEPGELLIFRDGEVESHRLFEEKYCAHCVFEYVYFARPDSIIDGQLVYKVRERIGEKLALEHPVDADMVSPVPDSGITSAIGYAKGSKIDYEESLMKNRYIGRTFILPGQAMRETAVRLKMNTINQNIKGKKVVLIDDSVVRGTTSRRIIDMVRNAGATEVHARIGSPPIIAPCYLGIDMASREELIAAHKTIQGVEAVINADSLGYLSIDGLVESIGIDRDNLCIGCLTGAYPVEIPGEKMCQRRQLKLNEF; this is encoded by the coding sequence ATGCGCGAAGAATGCGGTGTTGTCGGTATTGTACAGTTCGATGAAGAACCACATCCAGTCCCCTCCGCGCTTCGTATCTATTATGCTCTATATGCTCTGCAGCATCGTGGTCAGGAGTCCGCAGGAGTAACTGTCCATGATGGCAAGGAGCCTCATACCTTAAAGGGTATGGGTCTTGTGCCTGAGGTTTTCAACAAGGATGAACTTGTTGGTCTTAAAGGCAATGTGGGCATCGGCCACGTTCGCTATTCTACATCCGGTGACTCACGTATAGAGAATTGCCAGCCTTTTATTGTAAAATATAAGAGTGGCAATGTAGCTCTTGCACACAATGGTAATCTTGTCAATAGTCGTGACCTGCGTGACCAGCTTGAGGCAGAAGGTCATGTATTCGTCGCTAGTTCTGACACTGAGGTACTGGCTCATCTTCTGGTAAAGGAACTTTTGAAGCATGATCCTGTTGATGCTATACGTAATGTTATGAAGCAACTCAACGGGTCGTATTCACTTACCATATTGATAGATGACATGCTCATGGCTGTAAGGGATCCGATGGGATTCAAGCCTTTGTGTTTTGGTACTATTGATTCCGGTTATGTGGTTGCTTCAGAAAGTGTGGCTATTGATACGCTGAACGGTAAGCTTATCAGGGATGTGGAACCCGGAGAGCTTCTTATTTTCCGTGATGGTGAAGTTGAATCACATCGGCTCTTTGAAGAGAAATATTGTGCTCACTGTGTTTTTGAATATGTTTATTTTGCACGTCCTGATTCTATCATAGATGGGCAGCTTGTTTATAAGGTCCGTGAAAGAATAGGTGAAAAGCTTGCTCTTGAGCATCCTGTGGATGCAGATATGGTGTCTCCTGTTCCGGATTCAGGTATAACCTCCGCTATAGGTTATGCAAAAGGATCTAAGATCGATTATGAAGAAAGTTTGATGAAAAACCGCTATATTGGTCGAACTTTCATTCTTCCAGGCCAGGCAATGCGTGAAACTGCAGTACGCCTGAAAATGAATACTATCAATCAGAATATCAAAGGCAAAAAAGTGGTTCTTATTGATGATAGTGTAGTAAGAGGTACCACTTCACGCCGTATCATTGATATGGTGCGCAATGCCGGTGCTACAGAAGTTCACGCACGTATAGGTAGTCCTCCGATCATTGCTCCATGTTATCTGGGAATAGACATGGCTTCCAGAGAAGAGCTGATAGCAGCTCACAAGACCATTCAGGGTGTTGAAGCAGTAATAAATGCTGATTCACTTGGTTATCTCAGTATTGATGGTCTGGTAGAATCTATAGGAATAGATCGGGATAATCTATGTATTGGTTGTCTTACAGGTGCTTACCCAGTAGAGATTCCCGGTGAAAAAATGTGTCAAAGAAGGCAGTTAAAGCTGAATGAGTTTTAA
- a CDS encoding sulfide-dependent adenosine diphosphate thiazole synthase, with translation MELDELIITRAIVDEFSKVFLDYTDVDVALVGGGPANLVAAKYLAEAGLKTVLFEKKLSIGGGMWGGGMMFPRIVVQEDAKHILDDFDINYHEYEEGYYVASSVESVAKLICGATEAGAEIFNLIDVEDVMIRENDAVCGLVINWGPVSMARLHVDPLAIKAKVVIDGTGHDAGICNTVLRKIPGAEIGSGIPGEKPMWADIGERALMDTTKEVYPGLIVAGMAANAVAGAPRMGPVFGGMMLSGKKAAEIAIEKLKNK, from the coding sequence ATGGAACTTGATGAACTGATCATAACAAGGGCTATAGTTGATGAATTTTCAAAGGTTTTTCTTGATTACACAGATGTTGATGTGGCACTTGTAGGTGGAGGACCGGCAAACCTTGTAGCTGCTAAATATCTTGCAGAAGCAGGTCTTAAAACAGTACTGTTTGAGAAGAAACTATCAATCGGCGGAGGCATGTGGGGAGGCGGAATGATGTTCCCACGTATAGTTGTCCAGGAAGATGCAAAACATATCCTTGATGACTTTGATATTAATTACCACGAATATGAAGAAGGATACTATGTTGCAAGCTCTGTGGAGTCTGTCGCCAAACTTATTTGCGGAGCCACTGAAGCAGGCGCAGAGATATTCAACCTAATTGATGTGGAAGATGTAATGATACGTGAAAACGACGCAGTATGCGGACTTGTCATTAACTGGGGACCTGTATCCATGGCAAGACTTCACGTGGACCCTCTTGCAATTAAGGCAAAAGTTGTTATTGACGGAACCGGGCATGATGCAGGAATCTGCAATACTGTTCTCAGAAAGATACCTGGTGCAGAGATAGGTTCAGGAATTCCGGGAGAGAAACCAATGTGGGCTGACATTGGAGAACGCGCCCTGATGGATACCACAAAAGAAGTATATCCTGGATTGATTGTTGCAGGAATGGCAGCAAATGCAGTTGCAGGCGCACCTAGAATGGGGCCAGTCTTCGGTGGAATGATGCTCTCCGGCAAAAAAGCTGCTGAAATTGCAATTGAAAAACTGAAAAACAAATAA
- a CDS encoding sensor histidine kinase, protein MINERTLKNVKITSVVNTVLILIISIFGLVLVAPFLISKDTNSLIVSLALIMSTFIIIIYANKQIEKKNMELEMKITELDEMHKKLNEKHKGLEYLVSRNTNIENMISSLISMFIKPGNIEGTLDEILKKTASFCDADYCYLFLFKENGEPYMSHTWKSQGKTEKKSVFESNPYSKFPWIEKKIVQKQIIHISKEEHLLTAADKERNIILSDGIQSLMLVPVESKSKCIGFISIESTSCKSDCNPDNIQTLKVLSEIMSTALNHKSFLNDLGLFKDLIDRSNDFIFIIDVEKNRILDANETACKELGYTIEELTDMEEKDLSSLFEDTFWKSDLRDLAGDRYLQPGQTLTKKDGTIIPAEMNITFVTHDHHNYALAVVRDIAARLDMESRLAKTKQVMELAMEGADLGMWDWNLRTDEVMYNERWAEMIGYDVKNIEKNIESWKKLIHPDDLEIVNDTIHDHINRETPFFEAEFRMKNSKDRWQWILARGKVTEWDKNKEPFRFTGTTMDLNERKKVEEELRHSNELKDLFTDIMRHDLLNPAGNIRGFSEVLCEMEDDPEKSKIIDSVQRSTNKLIDMIETAAKFAKLEATEELELEGIDIMPSLRNVIEQFEQQLCDKNMNLHIRADGSYPAMLNPIVEEIFANYISNAIKYSPENTEIDIDVIDQNYTWMVTVTDSGEGISDDAKPLIFDRFKRVNKSGVKGTGLGLAIVKKIAELLGGSVGVENNPEGNGSMFWVKLRKYHGTLSDDTSSIIGIEATIAAETIQNTKTEIRPMLH, encoded by the coding sequence ATGATAAATGAACGTACACTGAAAAATGTAAAGATCACCAGTGTCGTAAACACGGTTCTGATCCTGATAATCAGCATATTTGGACTTGTATTAGTTGCACCATTCCTTATTTCAAAAGACACGAATTCCCTGATTGTCAGCTTAGCTTTGATAATGTCCACATTCATAATAATTATCTATGCAAATAAACAGATAGAGAAGAAGAATATGGAACTGGAGATGAAAATAACTGAACTGGACGAAATGCATAAAAAGCTGAATGAGAAGCATAAAGGGCTGGAATATCTTGTATCTCGTAACACAAATATTGAAAACATGATATCTTCATTGATTTCCATGTTCATTAAACCGGGGAACATAGAAGGAACCCTGGATGAAATTTTAAAGAAGACAGCATCTTTCTGTGATGCAGATTATTGCTACCTTTTTTTGTTCAAAGAAAACGGTGAACCTTACATGTCACATACCTGGAAAAGCCAGGGAAAAACTGAAAAGAAAAGTGTTTTTGAATCGAACCCTTACTCCAAATTTCCATGGATAGAAAAAAAGATTGTTCAAAAGCAGATAATACACATCTCAAAAGAAGAACATCTTCTGACCGCGGCTGACAAAGAAAGAAATATCATCTTATCGGATGGAATCCAGTCATTGATGCTAGTTCCGGTAGAGTCCAAATCAAAATGTATCGGATTTATCAGCATCGAAAGCACATCATGTAAAAGCGATTGTAACCCTGATAATATCCAGACATTGAAAGTTTTGTCTGAGATCATGAGTACAGCACTCAATCACAAATCATTCCTCAATGATCTAGGACTTTTTAAAGACCTTATTGACAGGTCCAATGATTTCATTTTTATTATAGATGTAGAAAAGAACCGTATTCTTGATGCAAATGAAACTGCGTGCAAAGAGCTTGGATATACCATAGAAGAGCTTACAGACATGGAAGAAAAGGATCTTAGTTCACTTTTTGAAGATACATTCTGGAAAAGTGATCTTCGAGACCTTGCAGGAGACAGATATCTGCAACCAGGTCAGACACTCACCAAAAAAGATGGAACAATAATACCAGCTGAGATGAATATCACTTTTGTAACTCATGACCACCATAATTACGCCCTTGCTGTCGTGCGTGACATTGCAGCACGTCTGGATATGGAAAGCAGACTTGCAAAGACAAAACAGGTAATGGAACTTGCCATGGAAGGTGCTGATCTTGGAATGTGGGACTGGAACCTCAGAACTGATGAGGTCATGTATAATGAACGCTGGGCAGAAATGATCGGATATGATGTCAAGAATATCGAAAAGAACATAGAAAGCTGGAAAAAACTGATACATCCCGATGATCTGGAAATTGTGAATGATACTATACATGACCATATTAACCGTGAAACACCGTTCTTTGAAGCAGAATTCCGCATGAAGAACAGTAAAGACAGATGGCAGTGGATACTTGCCAGAGGCAAGGTCACTGAATGGGACAAGAATAAGGAACCTTTCAGGTTTACCGGTACTACAATGGATCTTAATGAGAGAAAGAAAGTAGAGGAAGAACTCCGACACTCCAATGAACTCAAAGACCTGTTCACTGATATTATGCGCCATGACCTTCTCAATCCTGCAGGAAACATCAGAGGATTTTCAGAAGTGCTCTGTGAAATGGAAGATGACCCTGAAAAATCAAAGATAATAGATAGTGTGCAGCGCAGTACTAACAAACTTATAGACATGATAGAAACGGCTGCTAAGTTTGCAAAGCTTGAAGCAACAGAAGAACTTGAATTAGAAGGAATTGACATTATGCCAAGTCTGCGAAATGTTATCGAGCAGTTCGAACAACAGCTGTGTGATAAGAACATGAATCTCCATATTCGTGCAGATGGAAGCTATCCGGCTATGCTCAACCCTATTGTTGAGGAAATTTTTGCCAATTACATATCCAATGCTATCAAATACAGCCCTGAAAATACAGAGATCGACATTGATGTTATTGACCAGAACTATACATGGATGGTAACTGTGACAGATTCAGGAGAAGGAATCTCTGATGATGCAAAACCACTGATATTTGATCGTTTTAAGAGAGTGAACAAGAGCGGAGTAAAAGGAACCGGCCTAGGACTTGCTATTGTCAAGAAAATAGCTGAACTTCTTGGCGGGTCAGTTGGTGTTGAGAATAATCCGGAAGGAAATGGTAGCATGTTCTGGGTAAAACTCAGGAAGTACCATGGAACGCTGAGTGATGATACATCATCCATAATAGGCATTGAAGCAACCATTGCAGCAGAAACTATTCAAAATACAAAAACTGAGATTCGCCCTATGTTGCATTAA
- a CDS encoding AAA family ATPase, with protein MIHIVRTAQKTTTKSSRESNSEPGESTADFLILEPAGYPMTSVLDEYPEITDSGVFEHYAREQWKGYTAHKGDYLFDRRMFPDFAYKVTDVEPPGSVIGQNTHIIVNETVISSTPAVEFRSDVTFDDVIGQQSARKKCKLIERFLEAPEKFGKWAPRNVLFYGPSGTGKTMLAKALANKAHVPILPVKATELIGEFVGEGARQIHQLYDRAQEMAPCIIFIDELDAIALDRRHQELRGDVAEIVNALLTEMDGIVEREGVCTIGATNRTDTIDPAVRSRFEEEIEFTLPDEKERLSILESNVKTFPLPVKDLDLSAIAKMTEGLSGRDLVSKVLKTALHNVIIDDRDYVTQDDLYASVKKLKNLPTPPNADRMYI; from the coding sequence ATGATACATATAGTAAGGACTGCTCAGAAAACCACTACCAAATCCAGCAGAGAATCAAATTCAGAACCTGGTGAAAGTACGGCTGATTTTCTCATCCTGGAGCCTGCCGGTTATCCGATGACCAGTGTGCTCGATGAATATCCTGAAATCACAGACTCAGGAGTTTTTGAACATTATGCACGAGAGCAGTGGAAAGGTTACACGGCGCACAAAGGTGATTATCTCTTTGACCGCAGGATGTTTCCTGATTTTGCATACAAAGTAACTGATGTCGAACCACCTGGCTCTGTCATAGGTCAGAATACGCATATAATTGTGAATGAAACTGTGATTAGCAGCACTCCTGCTGTTGAGTTCAGAAGTGATGTTACTTTTGATGATGTAATTGGACAGCAGAGTGCACGCAAGAAATGCAAATTAATTGAACGTTTTCTGGAAGCGCCCGAGAAGTTTGGTAAATGGGCACCAAGAAATGTACTTTTTTACGGTCCTTCTGGTACCGGAAAGACTATGCTTGCAAAGGCACTTGCAAATAAAGCTCATGTTCCTATTCTTCCTGTAAAGGCAACGGAACTTATCGGTGAATTTGTAGGTGAAGGTGCCAGGCAGATCCACCAGTTGTATGATCGTGCTCAGGAAATGGCTCCATGTATCATTTTCATAGACGAGCTTGATGCCATTGCACTTGATCGCAGACATCAGGAACTGCGTGGCGATGTTGCAGAGATAGTGAATGCTCTCTTGACCGAGATGGACGGTATCGTTGAGCGCGAAGGTGTTTGTACCATAGGTGCTACCAACCGCACAGATACTATTGATCCTGCTGTGCGAAGCAGATTTGAGGAAGAGATCGAGTTTACATTGCCGGATGAGAAGGAACGTCTTTCGATTCTGGAATCCAATGTCAAGACATTTCCTTTGCCTGTGAAGGATCTTGATCTTTCTGCAATTGCAAAGATGACAGAAGGACTTTCCGGAAGGGATCTTGTAAGTAAGGTGTTGAAGACGGCTCTTCACAATGTTATAATCGATGATCGGGACTACGTAACTCAGGATGACCTGTATGCTTCTGTGAAAAAGCTCAAAAATCTTCCAACGCCACCAAACGCTGACAGGATGTATATCTGA
- a CDS encoding ribonuclease Z yields MLRVTFLGTGGSLPTPERNPSAIMINREGELMLFDCGEGAQQQMMRAKTGMKALSSIFITHFHADHMLGIPGLIQTMSFHGRTEPLKIYGPHWIHEFARILSSLGYYKLKFEIDAIDLSPGDVVKRDEYSIVALKTEHSIPSLGYALVENMRPGKFDRQKAIELGVPPGPLFSKLHKGESVEIDGKIIHSEDVVGEMRPGRKIVYTGDTRPCKAILEASKDADLLIHDSTLASDQQEWAIESMHSTSEEAAALAEEANVLKLVLTHISSRYSDNPAQLLEEAKKIFENVIVAEDLMELDVPYRDKA; encoded by the coding sequence ATGCTTCGCGTAACATTTCTAGGAACAGGAGGGTCCCTTCCAACCCCGGAACGCAATCCATCGGCCATCATGATCAATCGTGAAGGCGAGCTTATGCTTTTTGATTGCGGAGAAGGGGCACAACAACAGATGATGCGGGCCAAAACGGGGATGAAAGCACTATCATCCATATTCATAACTCATTTTCATGCCGACCACATGCTTGGAATTCCCGGCCTCATACAGACAATGTCCTTTCACGGAAGAACAGAACCGCTTAAAATATACGGCCCTCACTGGATTCATGAATTTGCAAGGATACTCAGCTCCCTTGGATACTACAAACTGAAATTCGAGATAGATGCCATTGACCTGTCACCGGGAGATGTAGTTAAAAGAGATGAATACTCCATCGTAGCACTCAAAACCGAACACAGTATTCCAAGCCTTGGATATGCACTGGTTGAGAATATGCGTCCCGGCAAATTCGACCGTCAGAAAGCCATTGAACTTGGAGTTCCACCCGGGCCTCTTTTTTCAAAACTCCACAAAGGAGAATCCGTGGAAATTGATGGAAAGATCATACACTCTGAAGATGTAGTGGGAGAAATGCGGCCCGGAAGAAAAATTGTCTATACAGGCGATACACGTCCCTGCAAAGCAATACTTGAAGCCAGTAAGGACGCAGATCTTCTAATTCATGACTCAACACTTGCCAGTGACCAGCAGGAATGGGCCATTGAGTCCATGCATTCAACTTCAGAAGAAGCAGCAGCCCTTGCAGAAGAAGCTAATGTCCTGAAACTTGTACTTACACACATAAGTTCCAGGTATTCTGATAATCCTGCACAGTTGCTTGAAGAAGCTAAAAAGATATTTGAGAATGTGATCGTCGCCGAGGACCTTATGGAACTTGACGTACCCTATCGGGACAAGGCCTAA
- a CDS encoding 30S ribosomal protein S8e: MKWQGRSRRTYTGAKVKSARSKRKFELGRESADTHINEVKRKNVSTRGGNRKVRLLQCNVANVTDAQGKTQKTTIETVTGNTANEHYVRRNILTKGSVIKTPLGSAKITSRPGQDGVVNAVLLE; encoded by the coding sequence ATGAAATGGCAAGGTAGATCTAGAAGAACCTACACAGGTGCTAAAGTCAAATCCGCTCGCAGCAAAAGAAAGTTCGAGCTTGGTCGCGAATCTGCTGACACTCACATCAATGAAGTAAAGAGAAAGAATGTTTCCACAAGAGGCGGAAACAGAAAGGTAAGGCTTCTCCAGTGCAACGTTGCAAACGTAACAGATGCACAGGGTAAGACCCAGAAGACTACCATCGAAACCGTTACCGGTAATACTGCAAACGAGCACTACGTCAGGCGTAACATCCTTACAAAGGGCTCAGTTATCAAGACCCCTCTTGGTAGTGCAAAGATCACAAGCCGTCCAGGTCAGGATGGTGTTGTGAACGCGGTATTGCTCGAGTAA
- a CDS encoding Lrp/AsnC family transcriptional regulator, producing the protein MDNKTRHVLECLEEDAKISHEEIATLAGLTIDEVDNIVKELEESGVIRKYKTVIDWDLAGDENVYAIIELEVSLERSIGYLPLVERLYRFPEVRSVRLLSGQYDLSLTVSGKTMKEVAFFVAEKISTLEQVQHTTTHFVLKTYKEDGVILHEQDHVSRLPVTP; encoded by the coding sequence ATGGATAATAAAACACGTCATGTTCTGGAATGTCTTGAAGAGGATGCAAAAATAAGTCATGAAGAAATTGCGACCCTTGCAGGACTTACTATAGATGAAGTTGATAATATAGTAAAAGAGCTTGAAGAAAGCGGAGTTATCCGCAAATATAAGACTGTCATTGACTGGGATCTTGCAGGCGATGAGAATGTTTATGCAATAATCGAGCTTGAGGTCAGTCTTGAAAGATCAATAGGTTACCTGCCTCTTGTTGAGCGTTTGTACAGGTTCCCTGAAGTCCGTTCTGTGAGACTTCTTTCCGGACAATACGATCTTTCACTTACAGTATCTGGCAAGACAATGAAGGAAGTTGCTTTTTTCGTTGCCGAGAAGATCTCTACTCTTGAACAGGTACAGCATACAACAACTCACTTTGTCCTGAAAACCTATAAAGAGGATGGTGTTATCCTCCACGAGCAGGATCATGTTTCACGTTTACCGGTGACTCCATAA
- a CDS encoding aminotransferase class I/II-fold pyridoxal phosphate-dependent enzyme: MRKACTPSKFVADVMNKVPPSGIRRYFDLASGLEDVISLGVGEPDYVTPWHIREACIHSLECGETSYTSNYGLIELREELADYYAAKYGVNYNPNTEILVTSGVSEALDVAIRAITNPGDEIIVVQPSYVAYVPSVMFAGGVPVIVSTKLENNFKLTAEELEAAITPKTKAVIINYPNNPTGATMGKADLEAIADVVCEHDIMVISDEVYDCLTYNGGHTCFSSLEGMRERTILLNGFSKAYAMTGFRMAYAMASPKIISAMMLIHQYSMLCAPITAQIGAIEALKNGHHEMEKMVRDYDRRRHLIVSGLNRIGLKCFEPKGAFYVFPSVESTGLSSEEFAERLMNEKRVVTIPGNVFGEAGTGFLRCSYATSKDEIEKALERIEAFVNGL, encoded by the coding sequence ATGAGAAAAGCATGCACCCCTTCTAAATTTGTAGCTGATGTTATGAACAAGGTGCCTCCTTCAGGCATTCGTCGCTACTTTGATCTTGCATCAGGTCTGGAAGATGTTATTTCCCTTGGTGTAGGTGAGCCGGATTATGTGACTCCCTGGCACATAAGAGAGGCGTGCATCCACTCACTTGAATGTGGTGAAACCTCATATACTTCAAATTACGGTCTCATTGAGCTTCGTGAAGAACTGGCAGATTATTATGCTGCAAAGTATGGGGTCAATTACAACCCGAATACAGAGATTCTTGTAACTTCCGGTGTAAGTGAAGCTCTTGATGTGGCTATACGTGCTATCACCAATCCCGGTGACGAGATCATTGTTGTACAGCCTTCATATGTTGCATACGTTCCTTCAGTGATGTTTGCAGGCGGTGTTCCTGTAATTGTCTCAACAAAGCTTGAGAATAATTTCAAGCTTACAGCTGAAGAACTCGAAGCAGCTATCACTCCAAAGACCAAAGCAGTAATTATCAATTATCCGAATAACCCAACGGGTGCCACCATGGGCAAAGCTGACCTTGAGGCTATTGCTGATGTTGTGTGCGAGCACGATATTATGGTGATATCTGATGAGGTCTATGATTGCCTGACCTATAATGGTGGACACACATGTTTTTCCTCCCTTGAGGGTATGCGTGAGAGGACAATCCTGCTGAACGGTTTTTCCAAGGCATATGCAATGACCGGTTTCAGAATGGCATACGCAATGGCATCCCCAAAGATTATCAGTGCCATGATGCTGATTCACCAGTATTCAATGCTCTGTGCTCCAATCACCGCTCAAATAGGCGCTATCGAAGCCCTCAAGAACGGTCACCACGAAATGGAGAAAATGGTCCGTGACTATGACCGTCGTCGCCATCTCATAGTAAGTGGCTTGAACCGTATCGGACTTAAATGCTTTGAACCAAAGGGTGCATTCTACGTATTCCCGTCAGTCGAAAGCACAGGCCTGAGCTCCGAGGAGTTTGCCGAGCGCCTCATGAACGAGAAGAGAGTCGTTACAATCCCGGGCAATGTCTTCGGTGAAGCCGGCACAGGTTTCCTCAGATGCTCCTATGCAACTTCCAAAGACGAGATAGAGAAGGCTCTGGAAAGGATTGAAGCGTTTGTTAATGGGCTGTGA